One Capsicum annuum cultivar UCD-10X-F1 chromosome 2, UCD10Xv1.1, whole genome shotgun sequence genomic window carries:
- the LOC107859198 gene encoding protein STICHEL-like 3 — translation MTRAVRDRILKDANGNISDHLRNHIHLTNCIHLKNHMHKHSPILADRSLMRDLVVLQRSRSLRDPSASPPSWQSPSVVDALLKRSERDGNVSNGRRSVGIDRPKDGRGLSGNSPPLAGRSSSRVASADINKHNTERLAGAPTDRSSKSGVTERRRVRREESSRRNVGTDFIAEKDECPDVGNDLVRNPISGNSDQRDRISSEIERQKHDDRIRTLSEELHDVPMDSDEVASSHIHARGRHTQNEKTAEQMEATNRGNGRGKQRKFRGARRTRTSVPSRDALAHNEMSVASNSLGQASARQKYPAEDGYDEYVNQNVTRDPRNGCGIPWNWSRIHHRGKSFLDMAGKSLSCGLSDPRSKRSAGGPRGRDAADMPIMPEYSSSSSKSEAEALPLLVDASNSQGSSDHPAWVHDYSGELGIYADNLLKQELDSDLASEARSGEQHKFRRRGNSRHQSLTQRYMPRNFRDLVGQNLVAQALSNAAVKRKVGLLYVFYGPHGTGKTSCARIFARALNCQSIEHPKPCGFCDSCIAHDMGRSRNIREIGPVSNFDFENMMDLLDNMIVSKLPSQYRVFIFDDCDTLSPDCWSGILKVIDRAPRRVIFILVSSSLDVLPHIIISRCQKFFFPKLKDADIIYTLQWIATKEDLEIDKDALKLIASRSDGSLRDAEMTLEQLSLLGQRVSVALVQELVGLISDEKLVDLLDLALSADTVNTVKHLREIMESGVEPLALMSQLATVITDILAGSYDFTKERPRRKFFRRQAISKQDMEKLRQALKTLSEAEKQLRMSNDRLTWLTAALLQLAPDQQYMLPNSSADTSFIQSPLGLNNAGGTERPRKSNVEHADMLHKDRGFPSKGRIENFQPGCSSDIYSDSRMKGVCIGGKGHNGAGVFTQKACSVSSDKNRTSSGQVTGKLHRDIEEIWLEVLENIEINGLKEFMYREGKLTSVSFGAAPTVQLLFSSHLTKSKVEKFRGHILHAFESVLGSPVTIEIRCESGKDIRTGPIVFAPHGVRMAGPDEISRAQVNDRESSAFAKLDSRGIGDSEIVEEEASPRELKHNDQIDSNALFDRRNLESDVPGGTMSIAKNSSSISERKKLGDRSQSLSLVKSKVSLAHVIQQAEGCTQPGSWSKRKAVSIAEKLEQENLRLEARSRSLLCWKATRVTRRKLSRLKTRSMRPKSLLRFVSCGKCLSGRSPR, via the exons ATGACCAGGGCTGTCCGAGACAGGATTCTTAAGGATGCAAATGGGAACATTAGTGATCACTTACGAAATCACATACATTTGACAAATTGTATTCATTTGAAGAACCATATGCATAAGCATAGCCCCATATTGGCAGATAGGTCTCTTATGAGGGACCTTGTCGTCCTTCAGAGGTCAAGGTCCTTAAGAGATCCTTCAGCAAGCCCACCCTCATGGCAATCTCCTTCGGTTGTAGATGCCCTTCTTAAAAGAAGTGAAAGGGATGGTAATGTGAGCAATGGTAGGCGGTCTGTAGGCATAGATCGACCTAAGGATGGTAGAGGTTTATCTGGAAACTCTCCTCCTTTAGCTGGACGATCATCGTCTAGAGTGGCTTCTGCAGATATTAACAAGCATAATACTGAGAGGCTGGCAGGGGCTCCAACTGACCGAAGTAGCAAGAGTGGAGTTACAGAACGGAGGAGAGTCAGGAGAGAGGAATCAAGCCGTAGGAATGTGGGAACTGACTTCATTGCTGAGAAAGATGAGTGTCCGGATGTTGGAAATGATCTGGTCCGTAATCCTATTTCTGGTAACTCTGATCAAAGGGATAGAATTAGCAGTGAAATAGAGAGGCAGAAGCATGATGATCGAATAAGGACCCTCTCTGAGGAATTACATGATGTTCCAATGGACAGTGATGAGGTAGCTTCTTCTCACATTCATGCTCGTGGAAGGCATACTCAAAATGAGAAAACTGCAGAGCAAATGGAGGCGACAAATCGTGGCAACGGCAGAGGGAAACAGCGCAAGTTTCGAGGGGCAAGAAGAACTCGGACTTCTGTTCCTTCAAGAGATGCTCTTGCCCACAATGAAATGTCTGTGGCCTCAAATTCATTAGGTCAAGCTTCAGCACGCCAAAAATATCCAGCAGAAGATGGCTACGACGAGTATGTCAACCAGAATGTAACAAGAGATCCAAGGAATGGATGTGGAATTCCTTGGAACTGGTCAAGGATTCATCATAGGGGAAAATCATTTCTTGACATGGCAGGTAAGAGTTTATCTTGTGGGTTGTCTGACCCAAGGTCAAAAAGAAGTGCTGGTGGTCCAAGAGGGAGGGATGCTGCTGATATGCCAATAATGCCTGAATACTCGAGTTCATCTAGTAAATCTGAGGCAGAGGCATTGCCCTTACTAGTTGATGCTTCAAATTCCCAGGGCAGTTCAGACCATCCTGCTTGGGTTCATGATTATTCGGGGGAGTTGGGTATCTATGCTGACAATTTACTAAAGCAAGAACTTGACTCGGATCTTGCTTCAGAAGCTAGATCAGGTGAGCAACACAAATTTCGTAGGCGTGGAAATAGTAGGCACCAGAGTCTAACACAAAGGTATATGCCAAGAAATTTCCGGGATCTGGTAGGACAAAATTTAGTTGCGCAAGCTCTTTCAAATGCTGCTGTTAAGAGAAAAGTTGGCTTGCTTTATGTTTTCTATGGGCCACATGGAACAGGAAAGACCTCATGTGCTCGCATATTTGCAAGGGCATTAAATTGCCAATCCATTGAGCATCCCAAGCCTTGTGGTTTTTGTGATTCCTGCATTGCACATGATATGGGAAGGAGTCGAAATATAAGGGAAATAGGTCCTGTCagtaattttgattttgagaatatGATGGATCTTCTTGATAATATGATTGTTTCCAAACTGCCATCCCAGTAtagagtttttatttttgatgattgTGACACACTGTCTCCTGATTGTTGGAGTGGTATTCTAAAGGTCATCGATAGAGCCCCTAGGCGAGTCATTTTCATCCTTGTATCCTCAAGTCTTGACGTCTTGCCTCATATAATAATATCTAGGTGCCAGAAATTCTTTTTTCCCAAGTTAAAGGATGCAGATATCATCTATACTTTGCAATGGATTGCAACCAAGGAAGATCTTGAAATCGATAAGGATGCACTCAAGCTTATTGCATCAAGATCAGATGGATCACTGAGAGATGCTGAAATGACTCTTGAGCAATTGAGTTTACTTGGTCAGAGAGTCTCTGTTGCTCTTGTGCAGGAGCTG GTTGGACTTATATCTGATGAGAAATTAGTGGACCTACTTGACTTGGCATTATCTGCAGACACTGTCAATACAGTGAAACATTTGAGGGAGATCATGGAATCTGGTGTCGAACCCTTAGCTTTAATGTCGCAACTTGCTACAGTCATAACAGATATACTTGCTGGGAGTTATGACTTCACCAAAGAAAGGCCTCGGAGGAAGTTCTTTCGACGCCAAGCAA TATCAAAACAGGATATGGAAAAACTGCGTCAAGCTCTGAAAACACTATCTGAAGCTGAAAAGCAGCTGAGAATGTCAAATGACAGACTTACTTGGCTTACTGCTGCATTGCTGCAACtcgctccagatcagcagtataTGTTACCCAATTCCTCAGCAGACACTAGTTTTATTCAAAGTCCATTAGGATTGAATAATGCAGGGGGAACAGAAAGACCAAGGAAAAGCAATGTTGAGCATGCTGACATGCTACACAAAGACAGAGGGTTCCCGTCTAAAGGTAGGATAGAAAACTTTCAACCTGGCTGTTCTAGTGATATTTACTCGGACTCCAGGATGAAAGGAGTTTGCATTGGTGGAAAAGGGCATAATGGAGCTGGAGTATTTACTCAAAAAGCTTGTAGCGTCTCTAGTGATAAAAATAGAACAAGCAGTGGCCAGGTTACAGGTAAGTTGCACCGGGATATTGAAGAAATATGGTTAGAAGTGCTTGAAAATATCGAAATAAATGGCTTAAAAGAGTTTATGTATCGAGAAGGGAAGCTTACGTCAGTCAGCTTTGGAGCAG CTCCAACGGTGCAGTTACTGTTCAGCTCGCATCTAACAAAATCCAAGGTAGAGAAATTCCGGGGTCATATTTTACATGCATTTGAGTCTGTTCTTGGGTCCCCAGTGACAATAGAAATCAGATGTGAATCCGGGAAAGACATCAGGACTGGACCAATTGTGTTTGCTCCTCATGGGGTGAGAATGGCAGGTCCGGATGAAATCAGCAGGGCACAAGTAAAtgatagagaaagttcagctTTTGCAAAGCTTGACTCAAGAGGAATAGGTGATAGCGAGATAGTTGAAGAGGAAGCGTCTCCAAGAGAATTGAAACACAATGATCAGATCGACAGCAATGCACTATTTGATAGGCGGAATTTAGAAAGTGATGTTCCGGGAGGGACAATGTCAATTGCCAAAAATTCATCCTCCATTTCTGAACGAAAAAAATTAGGAGACAGAAGCCAGAGTTTGAGTCTAGTTAAGAGCAAGGTATCTCTTGCTCATGTAATTCAGCAGGCAGAAGGATGTACGCAGCCAGGTAGCTGGTCAAAACGCAAGGCTGTTTCTATCGCTGAAAAGCTTGAACAAGAGAATTT GAGATTAGAAGCAAGATCAAGGAGCTTGCTTTGTTGGAAGGCTACAAGAGTCACCCGCCGAAAG CTTTCTCGATTGAAAACAAGAAGTATGAGGCCGAAGAGCTTACTGAGGTTTGTTTCTTGCGGGAAATGTCTCTCTGGTAGGTCTCCAAGGTAG
- the LOC107859197 gene encoding ubiquitin domain-containing protein 1, with translation MGCAGSSRSKGDETGKKVRKPKPWKHSEPITRAQLVQMRDEFWDTAPHYGGRKEIWDALRAAAEADISLAQTIVDSAGIIVQAADLTVCYDERGAKYELPKYVLSEPTNLTGEN, from the exons ATGGGTTGCGCTGGATCCTCGCGTTCCAAAGGAGATG AAACTGGCAAGAAGGTAAGAAAACCAAAGCCATGGAAACACTCAGAACCAATAACAAGAGCTCAGCTTGTACAGATGCGTGATGAATTCTGGGACACTGCGCCACACTATGGTGGGCGAAAAG AGATCTGGGATGCGCTACGTGCTGCTGCAGAGGCAGACATAAGCCTTGCACAGACAATCGTGGACAGTGCTGGGATAATTGTTCAAGCCGCTGATTTAACTGTTTGCTATGATGAGAGAG GTGCCAAGTATGAGTTGCCCAAATATGTTTTGAGCGAACCAACAAATTTGACTGGTGAAAACTGA